The following are encoded together in the Halomonas halophila genome:
- a CDS encoding chalcone isomerase family protein has translation MPMLRLPFAALMFALALATGLAAMPAGAEVVVKNARFAAVQQVDGRPFRMIGHGLFRYMIWDAYAGAYYQAEGFPRPAPQSGNVPRRLELEYFHAIEAGDFAEVTRDTLRDQLGAADFRSLEPALSAFNARYRDVSPGDRYALTWDGETLSLALNGESLYARPEPALADALFGIWLGEAPLGDGFRDDLLGR, from the coding sequence ATGCCGATGCTGCGCCTGCCCTTCGCCGCCCTCATGTTTGCCCTGGCGCTGGCCACGGGCCTTGCCGCCATGCCCGCCGGCGCGGAGGTGGTGGTCAAGAACGCCCGCTTCGCCGCCGTCCAGCAGGTCGATGGGCGCCCCTTCCGGATGATCGGCCACGGGCTGTTCCGCTACATGATCTGGGACGCCTACGCCGGCGCCTACTACCAGGCCGAAGGCTTTCCACGGCCCGCGCCCCAGTCGGGCAACGTGCCGCGGCGCCTGGAACTCGAGTACTTCCACGCCATCGAGGCCGGCGACTTCGCCGAGGTCACCCGCGATACCCTCCGCGACCAGCTCGGCGCGGCCGACTTCCGATCGCTCGAGCCGGCGCTGTCGGCCTTCAACGCCCGCTACCGCGACGTCTCGCCGGGCGACCGCTACGCCCTGACCTGGGACGGCGAGACCCTGAGCCTGGCCCTGAACGGCGAGTCGCTCTATGCGCGGCCAGAGCCGGCGCTGGCCGATGCCCTGTTCGGCATCTGGCTCGGCGAGGCGCCGCTGGGCGACGGCTTCCGGGACGACCTGCTGGGGCGCTGA